The following is a genomic window from Malus sylvestris chromosome 12, drMalSylv7.2, whole genome shotgun sequence.
ttccataattaattaatacaaacaaattacaattgtttCCGGCGAGGTTTCATGTCATGAAAACGtcgcataataggctcattatcaataaaagaaaatacatctttctcaatgtaaacaagcatgctatcactcaaccattgatctcccattttgttacgcaatggtgttttcacaatcttcatGGCAGAAAAAGCTCTCTCCACCGAAGCGGTTGCAACGGGTAACACCAAAGCCAATGTAAGAAGTTTATACACTAACATATAGCTTTCACACCTTCCGGTCTTCACTAACTCTTTTGCAAGATCACTAATTCCTCTCAATGATGAAAACTCACTATGCATCTTTATATCATGAATGTAATTGTCAAGTTGAATTGAAAGATTCATAAGGTCCATACGATCAAAATCTTGAGGATAAAGTTGGGCTAAACGAACAATTTTTGCTTtgtcaaaagatgcaaaattattcacCAGACTCAAACATGTCATACAAAGAAGTAACTCGGTGTTTACCTCATTGAAGCGATCATTCAACTCCTTTAGTTGCATATcaaggacttgaaaatagaggtccacacgatagtaatggaagtttgtgatttttggagctTTACGCCTTGATTTTCCAGGTACGAAATGCAAATCTTCCATGTTAGGAATGATAATATCATGCTCCTCACAAAACTTTTCTACATCTTGAAGCAAGTCTCCAAAGTCATCATCTCTCAAGGATTGTAGTCTTTGCTTGCATACTTCCACTAATGCCATCgcattcacaatatcttgatctttCTTTTGCAATGCTTGTGATAACTCATTTGTAATTCCCAATATAAGTCTcatcaagaaaaggtgaaaTGCAAAATCAAAAGTTTGTATGTCTTTGAATAACCTAGTTGCTTCACCGAGATTATCTTGGTTGCGATCACTTTTAATCCATTCAACCACCTCCACCACGGCTTCAAACATAACAATAATACTAACTATAGTACCATAATGCGAGTTCCACCGTGTATCACATGGACGCATGAGACTCATTTCTTGATTTAACCCTTTACCCGTTTCAAGATTACCAAGATTAAGAGCTTTCTGAATTTGTGCTTGTTGTTTCTCTCTAAATGCATCACGACGCTTACACGATGATCCAATAAGATTCACCAAACTACTagcattgatgaagaaattggcAACATCCTCATTTTCCTTTGCCACGAATACAAGAGCTAGTTGGAGTTGGTGTGCAAAGCAATGAATATAAAATGCTTGAGGGTATTTgttcaaaatctttgttttaagaCCATTTAACTCACCTTTCATATTGCTAGCTCCATCATAGCCTTGTCCTCGTAACTTGAACATACTCAAATTTGTTGTAGCAAACAATCTCTCAATGGCCTCTTCAAGGGAGCTACTAGTTGTAGAGGAGACATGTTGAACACCCAAAAACTTTTCAATTGCTTCTCCTTTTTTGTTCACATAACGCAATACCACCGCCATTTGCTCTTTAGTTGAAGAATCACGTGCTCCatcaaccaaaagagaaaaaaaatgtaccttCCATATCTTTAGTGATTGCATCTACAGTTTCAATGGCACAAGCACGGACAAGATCTTTTTGAATATCGGAAGAAGTATACTTAAGATTCTTGGGACCATTCTCAAACACAACTTTCCTAACTTGTTCATTATGCTTGGAAAGAAATTGCATAAGCTCCAAATAATTGCCCCTATTGCTTGATTTCAACGATTCATCGTGGCCACGAAAAGGCAAACCTTGTCCCAACAACCATCTTGTGCACTCAAGTGAGGCACTCAATAAAGTACGATAATTAATGCGAGCTTCATCAGTTTGCTTAATCACAAATGTTTCAATGTGTTGTTTTTGTGTCATCAAATCTCTAGCTTGTTGTACAACTTTATTATGAAGACTTCCAACGCCTCCCTCATGGACTCGAAGATTTTCGAGTCCTTTCTTCCAATTTGTAAACCCTATCTCAGTGAAGACATCACTTCCAGTGCTACCCATTTGATCAAAATCACATTTGAAAAGATAACAATAACGGAAAAATGCAGCATTTTTTGAtatactatactccaaccactTAAACTTATCAAACCAACGAATGATAAAACATCGATTGTCACTAACCTTTCTTGGCATGATGTGGTCTCTAGGTTGACAAGGATCAATTTGGAGATAGTGTCTACGAATTGTTTCACGATAATTAGGTGGATAATCAATCATTCGACGTCTATGTACAGGGTCTGCAGGAAGATTAGCCAATATTTCATCCAAATCCAACTCACTGGCTTCACTTTGTTGTGACCtacttggaatatttgaaggaggacttcttggaatatttgaaggaggaggaggactactcggaatatttgaaggagaagGACCACCCGAAATGTTTAAAGGAGGATTtaagcattgtttcttatagtattgttccattacgtaactgtaaaatggaaagaaataaaaattcttaGACTCTTAATCCTAAAGTAGACTATACTATTACTATAGTATGTATAATAACTAATCCAAccaaccaacaattcaattaatcaaaattACTAATAACCAATAACCATATTCGTATCAATTGGGTTAAATTTGTATCAATAATTTGTATCATAGAATCATAGAAGCATATCAAAAATTTGTATCAATAATTCGTATCAATTGGGTTAAATTTCTAATTCCCAATTCGTATCAATAATTTCACcctaaaaataatttcataatttcatatcaataatcataaAAGCATATGATTCacatcaataatcaataaccaatAACCATATTAATGCATTATCATATAATTTTATACCAATTAAATGAAATTTGTATTGAATAATTAATTAGGTTAGGGATTATacatttaagaattaaaaaatttacctttAGATGGTGATTGGTGGAAGCCGACGGTCACGGCTCAAGCTCAAGTTGGAGAGGACGAGAGTGGTTTGGCGCTTGTGAACTGTGAAGGCCCTGTGTTGATTGGTGGCTTGTCAGCTTGTAAAGGCACGTTGGCTTGGCTGCTGGGATGTTGGGGAGCAGAAATTAAAGCTCATGTGT
Proteins encoded in this region:
- the LOC126592245 gene encoding uncharacterized protein LOC126592245; translation: MAVVLRYVNKKGEAIEKFLGVQHVSSTTSSSLEEAIERLFATTNLSMFKLRGQGYDGASNMKGELNGLKTKILNKYPQAFYIHCFAHQLQLALVFVAKENEDVANFFINASSLVNLIGSSCKRRDAFREKQQAQIQKALNLGNLETGKGLNQEMSLMRPCDTRWNSHYGTIVSIIVMFEAVVEVVEWIKSDRNQDNLGEATRLFKDIQTFDFAFHLFLMRLILGITNELSQALQKKDQDIVNAMALVEVCKQRLQSLRDDDFGDLLQDVEKFCEEHDIIIPNMEDLHFVPGKSRPQLYPQDFDRMDLMNLSIQLDNYIHDIKMHSEFSSLRGISDLAKELVKTGSSPLPPRNPSFATV